The Halorhabdus sp. BNX81 genome includes a region encoding these proteins:
- a CDS encoding DUF5615 family PIN-like protein, whose translation MAYRLILDENVEHEVAHRLGNYGHDVEHVDFVPELGKGTADQPIARYSLDTDRVIVTYDDDFVLEVDEGQYRAVLYFDDAALSVEQVSDIIHTVSRNYPQEALQGLEYVGEEWL comes from the coding sequence ATGGCGTATCGGCTCATCCTCGACGAGAACGTCGAGCACGAGGTGGCCCATCGGCTCGGGAACTACGGCCACGACGTCGAGCACGTCGATTTTGTACCCGAGCTCGGGAAGGGGACTGCCGACCAGCCGATCGCGCGGTATTCACTCGACACCGATCGCGTGATCGTGACGTACGACGACGACTTCGTCCTCGAGGTGGACGAAGGCCAGTATCGGGCGGTGTTGTATTTCGACGACGCGGCGCTGTCCGTCGAGCAGGTCTCGGACATCATCCACACTGTTTCTCGGAACTACCCACAGGAAGCGTTGCAGGGCCTCGAGTACGTCGGCGAGGAATGGCTCTGA
- a CDS encoding VOC family protein → MELSHVAIWVTDLDRSLDFYEALGFERAWSFTADGVENVYVSGDGGELQLRHDPDRTTPIAPTRADTDHVALGVEDEAAVEAAVERSRDAGGSVIDGPHVVEPADAYAAFVEDPDGYTLEFVTSLEGDQ, encoded by the coding sequence ATGGAGCTTTCACACGTCGCGATATGGGTGACCGACCTCGACCGATCCCTCGACTTCTACGAGGCATTGGGCTTCGAGCGGGCGTGGTCGTTCACCGCAGACGGCGTCGAGAACGTCTACGTCAGCGGTGACGGTGGCGAACTCCAGTTGCGTCACGATCCCGACCGAACGACGCCGATCGCACCGACGCGGGCCGACACCGACCACGTTGCGCTGGGTGTCGAGGACGAAGCTGCTGTCGAGGCGGCTGTCGAGCGGAGCCGCGACGCTGGCGGCTCGGTCATCGACGGCCCACACGTCGTCGAACCGGCCGACGCCTACGCCGCCTTCGTCGAAGACCCCGACGGCTACACCCTCGAGTTCGTCACATCGCTGGAGGGAGACCAATGA
- a CDS encoding HAMP domain-containing sensor histidine kinase — protein MAKQRADAAVARALGSISPWGVRLACGGVIAAAGLAGILVPLVRLFATPGGVSGPVAGVLVPAVFGLVVLASGYWLGGSDLDGSLAAAVMVWWFLGTAFGAFTALGLVGYQMAAGLGVADAAIVLSGIASIGGVGGLLVGHYDARSQRRRRELEREHERLADERQKLALLNRIVRHDIGNDLQIISGMSSHLEAYVDPDGREHLDRVQRTTEEAIQLTEQVRAFVASLDENEPSERRRISLKRVLDTQIENTREVYREATVTLAGEVPDVAIHADELLSTLFHNLLSNAVEHNDRDSPSVELSVERDAETVAVSVADDGPGIPTQERERLQAVDTSPDPAGESGLGLYIVGMLVDRYGGTIAIDDRESRGTVVTVNLPIADGE, from the coding sequence ATGGCAAAACAGCGGGCCGACGCCGCCGTCGCGAGGGCGCTCGGTTCGATCTCGCCGTGGGGCGTTCGCCTCGCCTGTGGTGGCGTTATCGCGGCGGCAGGACTGGCGGGCATTCTCGTCCCGCTGGTCCGTCTGTTCGCCACGCCCGGCGGTGTTTCCGGTCCGGTCGCGGGTGTGCTCGTCCCGGCCGTGTTCGGTCTTGTCGTTCTCGCCAGTGGCTACTGGCTCGGGGGGAGCGACCTCGACGGATCGCTGGCTGCTGCGGTCATGGTATGGTGGTTCCTGGGGACTGCCTTCGGTGCGTTCACGGCACTCGGCCTCGTCGGCTATCAGATGGCGGCGGGCCTCGGTGTGGCCGACGCGGCGATCGTGCTCAGCGGGATCGCCTCTATCGGCGGCGTCGGTGGCCTGCTCGTCGGTCACTACGACGCCCGGAGTCAGCGTCGCCGACGCGAACTCGAACGCGAACACGAGCGGCTCGCCGACGAACGCCAGAAGCTCGCGCTCCTCAACCGGATCGTCCGCCACGACATCGGCAACGACCTCCAGATCATCAGCGGCATGAGCAGCCACCTCGAAGCGTACGTCGATCCCGATGGCCGTGAGCATCTCGATCGGGTACAGCGAACCACGGAAGAGGCCATCCAGTTGACCGAACAGGTTCGGGCGTTCGTGGCGTCGCTCGACGAGAACGAACCTTCCGAACGCCGCCGAATCTCCCTCAAGCGCGTGCTTGACACCCAGATCGAAAACACCCGGGAAGTCTACCGGGAAGCGACAGTCACCCTTGCGGGCGAGGTTCCGGACGTCGCGATCCACGCCGACGAACTCCTCTCGACGCTCTTTCACAATCTGCTCTCGAACGCAGTCGAACACAACGACCGGGACAGTCCGTCCGTCGAACTGTCGGTCGAACGCGACGCCGAAACGGTCGCCGTCTCGGTGGCCGACGACGGCCCGGGCATCCCCACCCAGGAGCGTGAGCGCCTCCAGGCCGTCGACACCAGTCCGGATCCAGCAGGCGAGTCAGGGCTCGGGTTGTACATCGTCGGCATGCTCGTCGATCGCTACGGCGGGACGATCGCGATCGACGACCGGGAGTCCCGTGGGACGGTTGTCACGGTCAACCTGCCGATCGCCGACGGCGAATAG
- the rnz gene encoding ribonuclease Z, whose product MRVTFLGTSGAVPTTERNPSGVMVRREGERLLFDCGEGTQRQMMHFGTGFDVAHIFVSHMHGDHVLGIPGLLQTMDFNDREDPLAIHAPHGTRSRLEELLSATGDRPSYPLRITQNGPGDVVLDAEGYEVRTIETEHRTQSLGFALVEDDRTGRFDRERAENELGIEPGPKYSKLHAGEPVEHDGRTIQPEEVVGPPRPGRTVVYSGDTRPVEAVRRASEDADLLIHDATFADDRAERARGTGHSTAREAGSLAAEAGAKRLALTHISTRYAGQADRLEAEAREAFGDAAFVASDGQAVDVPYPDDTRDE is encoded by the coding sequence ATGCGCGTGACGTTTCTCGGGACGAGCGGCGCGGTGCCGACGACCGAACGCAACCCTTCGGGAGTGATGGTCCGCCGGGAGGGCGAGCGACTGCTCTTTGACTGCGGCGAGGGGACCCAACGCCAGATGATGCATTTCGGGACGGGCTTCGACGTTGCGCACATCTTCGTCTCGCACATGCACGGCGATCACGTGCTGGGCATCCCCGGCTTGTTGCAGACGATGGACTTCAACGACCGCGAGGACCCGCTGGCGATCCACGCGCCACACGGGACCCGGTCTCGGCTGGAGGAGCTTCTCTCGGCGACCGGCGATCGGCCGTCCTATCCCCTCCGAATTACCCAGAACGGCCCGGGTGACGTGGTGCTCGACGCCGAGGGCTACGAGGTCCGCACGATCGAGACCGAACACCGGACCCAGTCGCTCGGCTTCGCACTGGTCGAAGACGACCGGACGGGACGTTTCGACCGGGAAAGGGCCGAGAACGAACTCGGGATCGAGCCCGGACCGAAGTACTCGAAACTCCACGCGGGGGAGCCAGTCGAACACGACGGGCGAACGATCCAGCCCGAGGAGGTCGTCGGCCCGCCGCGGCCGGGTCGGACGGTCGTCTACAGCGGCGATACTCGCCCCGTCGAGGCGGTCCGCCGAGCCAGCGAGGACGCCGACCTGTTGATCCACGACGCGACCTTCGCCGACGACCGGGCCGAGCGCGCCCGGGGGACCGGCCACTCGACGGCGCGGGAAGCCGGATCGCTGGCAGCCGAAGCCGGCGCGAAGCGCCTCGCGCTGACGCACATCTCGACGCGATACGCCGGACAGGCCGACCGACTCGAAGCGGAGGCCCGCGAGGCGTTCGGCGACGCCGCCTTCGTCGCAAGTGACGGCCAGGCGGTCGATGTCCCGTACCCGGATGACACACGAGACGAGTGA
- a CDS encoding DUF433 domain-containing protein: MATQQYRIVSAEDSEIHGEPHIEGSRVTVRDVHARVEQRGLAPERVAERYNLDIADVYEALAYYHANPEEMRRVEKRHDRAAAEARERSSLTPPDS, translated from the coding sequence ATGGCGACCCAGCAGTATCGAATCGTCTCCGCGGAGGACTCGGAGATTCACGGGGAGCCCCACATCGAGGGGAGCCGCGTCACGGTCCGAGATGTGCACGCACGCGTCGAACAGCGCGGACTCGCCCCCGAACGAGTCGCCGAGCGGTACAACCTGGACATCGCAGACGTCTACGAGGCACTCGCGTATTATCACGCCAATCCCGAGGAGATGCGACGGGTCGAGAAACGCCACGACCGAGCCGCCGCCGAGGCCAGAGAGCGGTCGTCGCTCACGCCACCCGACAGCTGA
- a CDS encoding methyl-accepting chemotaxis protein — MRGTADSTTDGSDRTNDRPIATAQGAIEVLRATSADVDEQLSSIDESAATQAEEAASTVEAVSELSATIEEVAATADEVARQSSDARERAAEGHDAATEAMAVVRSVRETSSDLAAKVRRLEDRIAAIEEAVAGIDDVAEQTNMLALNASIEAARADDDSADGFAVVAEEIKGLAAESREQADAIETSLTEVRTATDETVDALETTVEEIETGVSSVRTAVERFEAVSDSVDRTAQDVQSVSTATDDLAASSEQIATTAEDVADRAQSIRGNISSIRESRAEQTTMLGEVGDALSGVTTDRDHARISTGLDGLDDLTGGLIEGGQVVLQYSDVAIADLIAGLVAGAIATGNAVSVTPPPGLDRETLDGALAHRDVSLSATLANDRLFVLDAFDTWQSDTNVFDLGARSLGAVNRETDRRREQPLLIVGNIAGEIATLGEEAARAARFENDEGIFEATDTVLNVVDRGAVAASVASFYVGAADQAFTLDVSGDRRVLTVDTDPTADTPVRGALRTGDRPGSVAVVPRTNDTTPPSA; from the coding sequence ATGAGGGGGACGGCGGACAGCACGACCGACGGATCGGACCGGACGAACGACCGCCCGATCGCGACGGCCCAGGGGGCGATCGAGGTGCTTCGAGCCACGTCGGCCGATGTCGACGAGCAACTCTCCTCGATCGACGAGAGCGCCGCCACACAGGCCGAGGAGGCGGCGAGCACTGTCGAGGCGGTCTCGGAGCTGAGTGCGACCATCGAGGAAGTCGCGGCGACCGCAGACGAGGTTGCCCGACAGAGTTCCGACGCTCGTGAGCGTGCCGCTGAGGGACACGACGCTGCCACGGAAGCGATGGCTGTCGTGCGGAGCGTCCGGGAGACCAGCTCGGACCTGGCCGCGAAGGTGCGCCGGCTCGAGGATCGCATCGCGGCCATCGAGGAGGCAGTCGCCGGCATCGACGACGTCGCCGAGCAGACGAACATGCTGGCGCTGAACGCCTCGATCGAGGCCGCACGCGCCGACGACGACTCGGCGGACGGGTTCGCCGTCGTCGCCGAGGAGATCAAGGGCCTGGCCGCGGAATCACGCGAGCAGGCCGACGCCATCGAAACGAGCCTGACCGAAGTGCGAACTGCGACGGACGAGACCGTCGACGCCCTGGAAACGACTGTCGAGGAGATCGAGACCGGGGTCTCGTCGGTTCGGACCGCCGTCGAGCGCTTCGAGGCTGTCTCGGATTCCGTCGACCGGACCGCCCAGGATGTCCAGTCCGTTTCGACGGCGACTGACGATCTGGCCGCCTCCAGCGAACAGATCGCCACGACGGCCGAAGACGTCGCCGACCGTGCACAGTCGATCCGGGGCAATATTTCTTCGATCCGGGAGAGCCGGGCCGAACAGACGACGATGCTCGGGGAAGTCGGCGATGCGCTTTCGGGCGTCACGACCGACCGGGACCACGCGCGTATCTCGACGGGGCTCGACGGACTCGACGATCTCACTGGCGGGCTGATCGAGGGCGGGCAGGTCGTCCTCCAGTATTCGGATGTGGCGATCGCCGACCTGATCGCGGGGCTCGTCGCCGGGGCGATCGCCACCGGCAACGCCGTCTCGGTGACGCCGCCGCCCGGGCTCGATCGTGAGACGCTCGATGGTGCGCTCGCCCATCGGGACGTCTCCCTTTCGGCGACATTGGCGAACGATCGGCTGTTCGTTCTCGATGCGTTCGACACCTGGCAGTCCGACACGAACGTCTTCGATCTTGGGGCCCGGTCGCTCGGCGCGGTCAACCGCGAGACCGACCGGCGGCGCGAGCAGCCACTGCTGATCGTCGGTAACATCGCCGGCGAGATCGCGACACTGGGCGAGGAGGCCGCCCGCGCGGCCCGCTTCGAGAACGACGAGGGGATCTTCGAGGCCACCGACACGGTCCTCAACGTCGTCGATCGCGGGGCTGTGGCGGCGTCGGTCGCCTCGTTTTACGTCGGGGCCGCCGATCAGGCGTTCACCCTCGACGTGTCCGGCGATCGTCGCGTCCTGACCGTCGACACCGATCCCACCGCCGACACGCCGGTTCGGGGCGCGCTCCGGACCGGTGATCGCCCGGGATCGGTCGCGGTCGTGCCCCGAACGAATGATACGACGCCCCCGAGCGCATGA
- a CDS encoding NAD(P)-dependent alcohol dehydrogenase, protein MKAFVMSEIGETAIIEKERPEPGPRDAILEPTEGLICTSDCHTVHGAIGEREDLTLGHEVVGVVDEIGSEVEHFEAGDRVAVGAITPDWNSLAAQDGHPSQSNQALGGWKFANVKDGTFAEYVHINDADGNMAKIPEGVSDHEAAYVADMLSTGFAGAERGDIPMGGTVAVFAQGPVGLMATKGAELQGAGRIIAVETVPERKELAREYGATDVVDFGEVDAAEEIMDLTDGEGVDVAIEALGADETFQDCIKVTKPGGTVSNVGYHGDGEFRHIPRAEWGVGMSEIDIVNDLCPGGRLRIQRLLRLLDQGKVDPTKMTTHEFEFDDIQEAFEMMETKEDGMIKPLIHF, encoded by the coding sequence ATGAAAGCATTTGTTATGAGCGAAATCGGCGAGACGGCGATCATCGAGAAGGAGCGGCCCGAACCCGGTCCCCGGGACGCGATCCTCGAACCCACGGAAGGACTAATCTGTACCTCCGATTGCCACACGGTCCACGGTGCGATCGGCGAGCGTGAGGATCTGACACTCGGTCACGAGGTCGTCGGCGTCGTCGACGAGATCGGCAGCGAGGTCGAGCACTTCGAGGCGGGCGACCGTGTCGCCGTCGGCGCGATCACGCCCGACTGGAACTCCCTGGCCGCCCAGGACGGCCATCCTTCCCAATCGAACCAGGCACTCGGCGGGTGGAAGTTCGCCAACGTCAAGGACGGCACCTTCGCCGAGTACGTCCACATCAACGACGCCGACGGGAACATGGCGAAGATCCCCGAGGGCGTCAGCGATCACGAGGCGGCCTACGTCGCGGACATGCTTTCGACTGGCTTTGCGGGCGCAGAGCGCGGCGACATCCCGATGGGCGGGACCGTCGCCGTCTTCGCCCAGGGCCCCGTCGGCCTCATGGCGACGAAAGGGGCCGAACTGCAGGGTGCCGGCCGGATCATCGCTGTCGAGACCGTGCCCGAGCGCAAGGAACTCGCCCGCGAGTACGGCGCGACCGACGTCGTCGACTTCGGCGAGGTCGACGCCGCCGAGGAGATCATGGACCTGACCGACGGCGAGGGCGTCGACGTCGCCATCGAGGCCCTGGGAGCCGACGAGACATTCCAGGACTGTATCAAAGTCACCAAGCCCGGCGGCACGGTCTCGAACGTCGGGTATCACGGCGACGGCGAGTTCCGCCACATCCCGCGGGCGGAATGGGGCGTCGGCATGAGCGAGATCGACATCGTCAACGATCTCTGTCCGGGCGGGCGGCTGCGCATCCAGCGCCTGCTGCGCTTGCTCGATCAGGGCAAGGTCGACCCGACGAAGATGACCACCCACGAGTTCGAGTTCGACGATATTCAGGAGGCCTTCGAGATGATGGAGACGAAGGAAGACGGGATGATCAAGCCGCTGATCCACTTCTAG
- a CDS encoding polysaccharide deacetylase family protein, whose product MTDPRLALVFDDGYRSDFDMLRPALADLDAPMTLAIVPGWLGGEDHITADELATLAAEGHEVLSHGRRHRYLGTHRVTADASAGDRRVTLDNHVFPDDDHGVYVGDTYEITNGEDAETLTLAEKLGTDDEPIMEFETAISGDYTAGEAVVRPTMATIEDEIVGVREEFDDLGFDPTGFVFPYDATDPRAWDVASEEYDTIANAGVRSLPNPAGTLPTNWRRYYLQTSHQTRPELAAYLDTLAEQGGVGILAGHSDWESVPEERVIWTVEAARERGIEVTTLHEAAER is encoded by the coding sequence ATGACTGATCCGCGCCTCGCGCTCGTCTTCGACGACGGGTATCGCAGCGACTTCGACATGCTTCGACCGGCACTCGCGGACCTCGACGCCCCCATGACGCTGGCGATCGTCCCCGGGTGGCTCGGCGGCGAGGACCACATCACAGCCGACGAACTCGCGACGCTCGCCGCCGAGGGACACGAAGTCCTCTCACACGGCCGCCGTCACCGCTACCTGGGAACCCATCGGGTAACGGCGGACGCGTCGGCTGGCGACCGTCGAGTTACCCTGGACAACCACGTCTTCCCCGATGACGACCACGGCGTCTACGTCGGCGACACCTACGAGATCACCAACGGCGAAGACGCCGAAACGCTGACCCTTGCCGAGAAATTGGGCACCGACGACGAACCGATCATGGAATTCGAGACGGCGATTTCGGGCGATTACACCGCCGGCGAAGCGGTCGTCCGCCCGACGATGGCGACCATCGAGGACGAGATCGTCGGCGTCCGCGAGGAGTTCGACGACCTGGGCTTCGATCCGACGGGCTTTGTCTTCCCGTATGACGCCACTGACCCGCGAGCTTGGGACGTCGCGAGCGAGGAATACGACACCATCGCGAACGCCGGAGTCAGGTCGCTGCCGAACCCAGCAGGGACGCTTCCGACGAACTGGCGACGGTACTACCTCCAGACGAGCCATCAGACCCGGCCGGAACTCGCGGCGTACCTCGATACGCTCGCCGAGCAGGGTGGCGTGGGGATTCTCGCGGGCCACAGCGACTGGGAGTCGGTTCCCGAAGAGCGCGTGATCTGGACCGTCGAGGCCGCCCGCGAGCGCGGGATCGAAGTGACGACGCTCCACGAGGCAGCCGAGCGCTAA
- a CDS encoding PAS domain-containing sensor histidine kinase has protein sequence MTDAPDRYGLLFELTEDAVAEIEMVENVPVVRTVNPGFVETFGYDRATIVGESLNDFIVPTHRTGEAATFDQRTADGEANWATVTRQTADGLREFRYRGVPFEHEGGSHGLAIYTDITDRNRQQRHHEVLHRVLRHNLRNDLSQILLSTDALLDVIEDDDLRAHLTRIRAAADDLEELSAAAGRVRDILGDGSPDRSTVDLASTLRNVVDRHAVSAEAVAFETDLPETLPVTGDRRLFEALDALVENAVEHGSTSPPSQAPEDAVEHGSTTPDSQARQDAVEHNPTPPTVTRPRSESRSTIRIAAHDDGEQAVATITDDGPGIPEFARAAVFDDRPISQLSHSSGLGLWLAKWLVESYGGELGYERRGDRTTVSVILPDAE, from the coding sequence ATGACCGACGCGCCCGATCGATACGGGCTCCTGTTCGAACTCACGGAGGACGCCGTCGCCGAGATCGAGATGGTCGAGAACGTCCCCGTCGTCCGGACGGTCAATCCCGGATTCGTCGAAACCTTCGGGTACGACCGCGCGACGATCGTCGGCGAGTCGCTCAACGACTTCATCGTTCCAACCCACCGAACGGGCGAGGCCGCGACCTTCGATCAGCGGACTGCCGATGGCGAGGCCAACTGGGCGACGGTCACCCGCCAGACCGCCGACGGCTTGCGGGAGTTTCGGTACCGCGGCGTCCCCTTCGAGCACGAGGGGGGCAGTCACGGCTTGGCGATTTACACCGATATCACCGACCGAAACCGCCAGCAGCGCCATCACGAGGTCCTCCATCGGGTCCTCCGACACAACCTCCGGAACGATCTCTCACAGATCCTGCTGTCGACGGATGCGCTTCTCGATGTGATCGAGGACGACGATCTGCGAGCCCACCTCACGCGCATCCGGGCCGCCGCCGACGATCTGGAGGAGTTGAGCGCGGCGGCGGGACGCGTCAGGGACATCCTCGGCGACGGGTCGCCCGACCGATCCACAGTCGACCTGGCGAGCACACTCCGGAACGTCGTCGATCGACACGCCGTGTCAGCGGAGGCGGTTGCCTTCGAGACGGATCTCCCCGAGACACTCCCCGTCACTGGCGATCGCCGTCTCTTCGAGGCGCTCGACGCGCTCGTCGAAAACGCTGTCGAGCATGGCTCGACAAGCCCTCCGTCGCAGGCTCCGGAGGACGCCGTGGAACACGGTTCCACGACCCCTGACTCGCAGGCTCGTCAGGATGCCGTTGAGCACAATCCCACACCGCCGACTGTCACGCGCCCACGGTCCGAATCACGCTCGACCATCCGGATCGCGGCCCACGATGACGGCGAGCAGGCCGTTGCGACGATCACCGACGACGGCCCGGGGATCCCGGAGTTCGCCCGGGCGGCGGTCTTCGACGATCGGCCCATCTCCCAGCTTTCACACAGCAGCGGACTGGGGCTGTGGCTGGCGAAATGGCTGGTCGAAAGCTACGGCGGCGAACTCGGCTACGAACGACGGGGTGATCGAACCACAGTGTCGGTCATCCTCCCCGATGCCGAGTGA